CACCTACGCCGGGCAGGAAGCCGTCGCGTGCGGGATCATCCCGCTCCTTCGCGAGGACGACTGGTTCACCTCCACCTACCGCAACCACGGCCACGCCATCGCCCGCGACATCCCACTCGACGCGATCGCTGGAGAGATCTACGGCAAGGCAACCGGAGTGTGTGGTGGGAAAGGCGGTTCGATGCACGTCGCGGACCAGACCCGGGGGATGATCGGCGGCATGGGCATCGTTGCCGGAGGTCTGCCCATCGCCACCGGAGCGGCCCTCGCATCACGGTATCTCGGTCGAGATTCGGTGGCGGTGGCATTCTTCGGCGACGGTGCGGTCCACCAGGGGGCATGGCACGAGGCTCTCGATTTCGCAGGTCTCTTTCAGTGTCCTGTGATCTTCGTCTGCGAGAACAACCTCTACGCGGAGACCACCGCCGTGGACTACCACCTCCTTGCCGGATCGGTGGCGGCGATGACCGCGCCGTACGGCATCCCTTCGGTGCAGGTCGACGGCATGGATGTCTTCTCCGTACGGGAGGCCGGGGAGGAGGCGATCGCACGTGCCCGCGGCGGGGAGGGCCCGAGTCTCATCGAGGCGATGACCTACCGCTATGGCGGACAGTACGAGGGCGACACACAGACGTACAAGCCTCCGAAGGAGGTGGCCTGGTGGCGTGATCGGGATCCGTTGCTCAGGTTCCGGGCATCCGTGGCAGGCCGAGTCGACTCCACCGTTCTGGACACCATCGAGCGCACGGTCGCCGAGGAGGTTGCCGCGGCGTTCGACGCAGCCGAACGTGCACCCTGGCCGGATCTGACCCAGGTCACCGCCGACGTGTACACCCCTACTGCATGAGGAGCAGCTCGTGACACGAAGACTCAACATCAAAGATGCCATCAACGAGGCACTGCGGCAAGAGATGGCAGCCGATGACAGGGTGATTCTGATGGGTGAGGACATCGCCGGAGGAGCAGGACGCGACGACACCTATCCGGAAGCCGCCGACGCCTGGGGCGGACCGTTCGGAGTCACCAAGGGCCTCCTCCCTCGGTTCGGGCGCAACCGGGTGATGGACACCGCCATCGCAGAGACGGGTTTCGTCGGAGCGGCGATCGGAGCCGCCATCGCGGGACTTCGACCGGTGGTCGAGATCATGTACGTCGACTTCATCGGGACGTCGTTCGACCAGCTTCTCAACCATGCGGCCAAGCTTCGGTACGTGTACGGGGGAAAGGTGTCTGTCCCCCTGGTCGTGCGAACCGTCGCCGGCGCCGGGTTTCGAGCGGCCGCAGAGCACTCTCAGACCCTCTACTCGCTCTACACCCACGTTCCCGGTCTCAAGGTGGTGGCACCTTCGACCGCCGCCGACGCCAAGGGGCTGCTCATCGCCGCGATTCGTGACCCCGATCCGGTCATCTTCATCGAGCACAAGCGTCTCTACATGTACGACGAACCGGTCCCGGAGGAGCCCTACACGATCCCCTTCGGAGTGGCACGGATCGTCCGCTCGGGGAGCGACGTCACGATCGTCGGCGTTCAGAAGATGGTGCACACGGCTCTGGACGCGGCAAAGGTACTCGCGTCGGAAGGTATCGAAGCCGAGGTGATCGACCCGCGCACGTACTCCCCGCTCGACGAGCAGACCATCCTGAGTTCGGTGGAGAAGACCGGACGCCTGGTCGTGGTGGACGAGTCGCACCCACGCTGCTCGCTCGCCACGGACATCGCTGCGCTCGTGGCCGAGTCCGCCTTCGACGCTCTCCGCGGCCCCATCCGGATGGTGACCGGTGCCCACGCCCCCGTCCCGTTCAGCCCACCGCTCGAGGACGCGTACGTCCCCGATGCGGCCCGCGTGGTGGCGGCGGTGCGAAGCGGGCTCGAGACGACCGGTAGCTGACGGGGGACCCCGCGTACGCGGGACGCGACGCAACAAGCTGCGGTTGCGGCCAAGTTGGACCCGGGCGGTCGGTACGCCAGGTGGCGCGCCGGCAGCGGATTCACCGTCCGCAGTGCGGGTCGGGGCGACCGTGCCCCTCGAGGAGGTCCGCGGCCAGATCCCGGAGTGCGTCGGCGGCACCCCGGTTCGCCGCGAGCACAGGCTTGCCGTTGGTCAGCGATCCGTCGCGCACGAAGCTGGTCGACCAGCCACCCGCCTCACGAACGAGAACCTCGCCTGCCAGAGCGTCCCATGCGCGAAGGTCCGATTCGAAGAATCCGACCAGCCGTCCGGCGGCGACGTACGCGAGAGCGAGCGCGGCCGATCCCGAGTTGTAGAACAGACCCCCTGCGGCGAAGAGCCTGTGGAGAAACGTCAGGGTGGGCTCGTCCGATGCGTTGCGCGGATGTCCCACGCCGACCAGCCCGTCGGTGATCCCTTTGTCGGGGACCGAGACGCCGTGACCGTTGATGGTGAGCCCGTGACCTTCCAGTGCCGAGAACGTCTCGGCTCCACCGGGATCGTGTACGACGCCCAGGAACGGATGGCCGGACTCGTCGAGACAGGCAATCGAGACACACCAGCTCGGCAGACCCGAAACGAAACAGGTCGTGCCGTCGATAGGATCTACGACCCATGTGGCGTGTGCCGCTTCGGTGTGAGGGGCGACGTCGCCGCCTTCTTCCCCGAGGACGCGGTCATGCGGGAAGGTTTGGGCGATCCGGCGCCGGATCAGACGCTCGGTCGCGAGGTCGGCTTCGGTCACCCAGTCGAGGACACCTTTCGACCGGACGTCCAAATCGTCCCGGCCCCGATAGGACAACGCCAACCGTCCGGCGTCGACGGCCAGCTCCTCTGCAAAGCCGTGTCGCTCGATGGTGTCGGCAACCATGCTGTTGGGCTCCTGACTGCGCGGGTTATCTCACATACGGGGTGGGAAGCATGAAGCGTTCACGGATGACCCGGATCGACTCGCGGGTTGAAGCGACGAAACCGTGTGCCGTGCGGAGGCCGGCCCCGCGGGCATCGAGTGTTTCGGCGGTCGTCGTGTCCCCGTCATGCGCCATGCGCACGACGGGCATCCGGTCGTGCAGCTCTTCTACGGGGCACGAGCCATTCCCGGAATCTGCCGGGCAGATGCCGGCCGTCTCGCGTGGATGACTCTTGTGGGTGGTCTCGAGCATGTTGCTCGCTCCTTGCTGTCATCGACTCAGTCGTGCTGGGGGAAGCCGAGATCCACGCCGCGGTGGATCGGGTCCGGCCAGCGGGTGATGACGACCTTGGGCCGCGTGTAGAAGTGGACACCTTCGGGGCCGTAGATGGCGTGCGAGCCGAAGATCGAGTCCTTCCAACCCCCAAAGCTGTAGAACGACAGCGGCACGGGGATAGGAACGTTGATGCCGACCATCCCGACCTGGATCTCGTTCTGGAACTTGCGTGCCGCTCCACCGTCGTTGGTGAAGATCGCGGTGCCGTTCCCGTAGGGATTGTCGTTGATGAGCCTGATCGCATCTTCGTAGTGATCGACCCGCACCACCGAGAGGACCGGCCCGAAGATCTCGTCGGTGTAGATGGACATGTCGGTCGTGACATTGTCGAAGAGGCTCGGACCGATGAAGAACCCGTCTTCGGACCCTCTCACCTGCAGATCACGTCCGTCGACGACAAGGGTTGCCCCCTCCGACTCGCCGGCCGCGACGTAGGACGCCACCTTGTCGAGATGCTGACGAGTTACGAGCGGTCCCATCTGGGCGCCTTCCTCGTCACCGGGACCGATCTTCAGTTCGGCGATCCTCTCCCGGATCTTCGGGAGCAGGACATCGGCGGCACTACCCACGGCGACCACGACGGAGATCGCCATGCATCGCTCTCCGGCCGAGCCGAAACCCGCGGACACCGCAGCATCGGCCGCCAGGTCCATATCCGCGTCGGGCAGCACGATCATGTGGTTCTTCGCACCACCGAGGGCCTGGACACGCTTGCCGTTGGCGGTTCCGGTCGTGTGGATGTAGCGAGCGATCGGTGTTGAACCGACAAAGGAGATCGCCGTGACGTCGGGATGTGTCAGCAGGGCGTCGACAGCCTCCTTGTCGCCGTGAACGACGTTGAACACGCCGTTCGGCAATCCCGCTTCGGCGAGCAGCTCGGCGACCATCAGCGACGTCGACGGGTCCTTCTCCGACGGCTTGAGCACGAAGGTGTTCCCGCAGGCGATCGCGATGGGGTACATCCACATCGGGACCATGACAGGAAAGTTGAACGGGGTGATTCCGGCCACGACTCCCAGGGGCTGTCGAATCATGTAGGTATCGACTCCGGTCGATACCTGTTCGGAGTAGTCGCCCTTGAGCAGGTGGGCGATGTTGCAGGCGAACTCGATGATCTCGAGTCCCCGTTGCACTTCACCGAGGGCGTCGTCGACCGTCTTGCCGTGCTCGGCGGTCAGCGCCCTTGCCAGCTCGTGCCGGTTCTCTGCCACGAGCTCGCGAAAGGCGAACATGATGTTCTGGCGGCGTGTCAGCGACGAGTTGCTCCAGGGCTCGTAGGCGCGTTTCGCCGCGGCGACCGCAAGAGCGACGTCGTCGCCGGACGCCATCGCCACCTCCGCGGTTTGGATGCCCGTTGCCGGGTTGAAGACCGGGCCCGTGCGACTCGGCGTCGTGGTGACAGAGCCTCCGTCGATCCAGGCGTTGATGAGTTTCATGGTTTCTGCTCCGATCGCTGTCGTCAAAGAGACGGTGGACCGGTCGACTCTCGTACAACCAGCTTTGGTGAGAGGACAACGTGGCGGGCGGTCGTGCGTTCTTCCCCTATCTTCTCGAAGATGAGCCCGGCGGCCATGCGCCCCATGTCGTGTCGGGGCTGATCCACCGTCGTCAAGTCCATTCGGTGACTGGCCGCAAGGTCGGTGTTGTCGTAGCCGGCGACCGAGATGTCGCCCGGGACGTCCAGCCCCTCGGCGTCGAGTACTTCGAGCACACCGATCGCTGCAAGGTCGTTGGCGACGAAGACGGCGGTCGGTCGGGTGCCTTCGGCGAGGAGGGTTCGCATCCCGGTGCTGCCGCCTTCTTCGGTGAAGCCGCCGCGCACCGATCGGATCTCGCTCTCGAGCCCATGCCGTCGCATGGCACGCGTGTAGCCGGTCCGGCGGGGCCGGGCGCCGGCACCGAAACCGCCGTCGATATGTGCGATGCGGCGGTGTCCGAGTTCCACGAGGTGGTCCACGACCATCTCGGCACCACGGCGGTCGTCGTTGGTGACACTGTCGACCGTAGACGCTCTCGTCGCCTTGCCCACGACGACCGTTGGAACCGAGTGTGACACCTCGATGACGTACTCCCTGTGGAGGGCGGGTGAAACCAGGATCAGGCCGTCCGCCCGCAGCTCGAGCAGCGTTTCGACCGCAAGACGCTCCCGTTCCGATATGCGGTTGCCGGTGGTCAGGATCGAGCGATACCCGGCGTCCATGACCGCCACGTCGATGCCGGCGATCACGTCGGTGAAGAACGGGTTGTGGAGATTCGAAACCATCGCACCGATGACATTGGAGCGTTGCCGCACCATCGTGCGCGCTGCCGCATTGGGGAGATACCCGAGTTTCTTTGCCGCCTCCAGCACTGCTTTCCGACTCGATGGGCTGACCCGGCCCGAACCCCTCATGACGAGAGAGACCAGTGACTTCGACACGCCGGCTTCGTCGGCGACATCCAGGATTGTTGGGCGTTTCATTTGGCCATTATGATAGCTGGGTCGGATTGGAACGTTCCAAGACTTGCCTGGTCCGCACACCGACCGACGGTGGGGGGTACTTCCAAGACCGGCACGATCTTGTCGGTGAATGGGCCGGTTCCGGATCACCGCTCACGGTCTGCCCCAGATCCCGACGCTCTGGTGCTTGCGCTCGGCGTCCCACTCGGCTCGCGCCACGAGCACTTGATCGCGTTCGGACACCTCTGGAACACCCACCTCCCACCAGGCGCCGCCCTCGGTCCATTCGTACGGGTGGGTGTCGATCACGATGACGTAGCTTCGGTCCGCCGCCTTGGCCCGGCGGAAAGCTGCTCGTAGCTCGCCGATTCCCGTGACCTTCTCGGCGATGGCACCCAGCGATTCGGCATGTTTGACGAAATCGACGCGGGTGTCGTCGACCCTTCTCGTGTGCTGCAGAAGGTTGTTGAACTCTTCGCCGCCCGTGTTCACCTGAAGTCGATTGATGACTGCGAAGCCGCCGTTGTCACAGACGATGAAGATCACCTTGTGGCCGGTCGCGACGGTCGAGTGGATATCCGAGTTCATCATGAGGTAGGAACCGTCGCCGACCCAGGAGATGACCTCGCGCTCGGGCAGCGCCATCTTTGCTCCCCAGGCGCCGGCGATCTCGTATCCCATGCACGAGTAGCCGTACTCCACGTCGAAGGAACCGACCGATTTCGCTCGCCATCCCATGTTGATCTCGCCAGGAAGGCCTCCGGCGGCGGCCACCTGGTAATCGGTGTCGCCGGCCAGGTCGTTGATCGCCCGTATGACCTGAGCGTATGTCGGCACGTCGAAGTCGCGGGCGACATAGCCGTCGAGGTAGTCGTACCAGTCGCGGCGCTCGTCGCCGGCGCGCCGTAGCCACTCGGTGGGGGCGCGATAGGCGCCGAGGGCCTCATCGAGCGCTTCGAGCGATGCTCGGGCATCGCCGACAACCGATATCGCATGGTGCTTGGTGGCATCGAATCGTCCGACGTTGATCGACACCAGATGCATCCGCGGGTTCTTGAACGCCGTCCATGATCCCGTGGTGAAGTCTTGGAGGCGGGTTCCCACCGCCACGACCACGTCGGCATCGGCGGCGAGCGCATTGGCCGAGGTGCTTCCGGTGACTCCGATCGGGCCGGCGAAGTTCGGATGGTCGTACACGAGTGTCGATTTGCCCGCCACCGTCTCTACCACCGGGATCCCCCGGGTGACCGCAAAGGCCGTGAGCTCATCCACTGCGCCGGAGTAGTGGACGCCTCCTCCGGCGATGAGCAGTGGCTTGTCCGCCGCGGCGAGCACCGTCGCGGCGGCCTCGATATCGCGGGCATCGGGGCCGGGGCGGCGAATGTAGTGGTGAGTCTCGTCGAAGAACTGCACGGGGAAGTCGTACGCCTCGGCGGCAATGTCCTGGGGCAACCCGATGTACGCCGGTCCACACTCGGCCGGATCGAGCATGATGGCCAGTGCCTGGGGCAGGGTCTGGATGATCTGTTCCGGGCGAGTGATACGGTCCCAGAAGCGGGTAACCGTCCGAAACGCGTCACTCACCGTTGTCGAGGGGCTGCCGAACTGCTCGATCTGTTGCAGGACGGGGTCCACGATGCGATGTTGGAACGTATCGCCGCTGATCAGCAGGAGCGGCAGCCGGTTGGCGTGAGCGACCGCGGCGGCGGTCACCATGTTGGTCGATCCCGGGCCCACCGACGAGGTGGCGATCATGATCTGGCGCCGCCGCTTCGCCTTGGCGAACGCGACGGCGGCCAGCGCCATGGATTGTTCGTTGTGTCCTCGCCAGGTCGGCAGCTCATCCTGGACCCGGGCAAGCGCCTCGGCGAGGGACACCACATTCCCGTGGCCGAAGATCCCGAACACACCGGGGAAGACGGGTACCTCCACACCGTCGATCTCGGTTCGCTGCGCAATCAGCCAGCGCACGATTGCCTGCCCCGTGGTGAGTCGTATCTGCATCGTCACTCCTTGCTCATGAGCTGCGTACCGATCGTAGGGAGCCTTGCACTGCCGGCCTTCTGGAACGATCCGGACACGGGTGGCCGCTTCTCGCGTACGTGGTTGCCGGCACCCGATGATCGCGACTTGCAGGACTGCACATGCGAGCGCATCCGCGGCGCGTCACGACGGCATCCTCGCCATCCGGCGATGGGCGCGCAACGACGTGTGATGGCAGGGTCTGTTGGAACCTCGGGTGGTACATACGTGCTCCCATCGCCTGGAACAACGGGGCTGTCCCGTGCAGCCGGCGAGACCGGAGGCGCTTCTCGGCAACGCTTTGACATCGACTTGGCGCAAGTATAGCGTTGGATGGTTGGAACGTTCCAATGGATTCAACCGGTTTGGGAGAGAGGGAAGCCCAGGGTGAAAGTGGGCATCATCGGCACGGGATGCGTCGGTGCGGTCGACGCCGACGATCCGGGGTGCCGGTCGGGTGTTTGCGCCATCCTGGTGACCCGGGAGGAGGCGGCATGACGTTGCTGAGCCGTGTCGGCGGTGCGCCGATCACGTGGGGCGTGGACGGGTCTCCCGGCTGGGGCCATCTCATGGACCGGGAACGTGTCCTCTCCGAGATGCGGCAGGTCGGCCTGTCTGCCACCGAGCTGGGCCCCGAGGGGTACCTCCCCGGAGACGCAGGCGAGCTGCGGGCGCTGCTGGATCGTTTCGGCCTTGCGCTCATAGGCGGCTTCGTGCCGGCGGTGCTCTATCGGCCCGAGTTGGTTTCCGAAAGCCTTGCCAACATAGATCGAGCAGCCGCGACCCTCGCCGGCACGGGTGCCTCGGTCATGGTGCTCGCGCCCGACTCGCTTCATCCTGGTTACGATCGCCAGATAGACCTGACCGAGGCCGAATGGGACACGCTTCTGACCAGTCTCGATCGCGCCGCCCAGATTGCCTCGGGGCACGGGTTGAGGACGGTGCTCCACCCGCACTGGGGTATGGCGGTCGTGGGCCAGGATCACGTCGAGCGTGTGCTCGACCGATCTCGGGTGGATCTGTGCATCGACACGGGACATCTCGCTCTGGCCGGGGCCGATCCCGTTGCCGTCGCGAAGGCCGCCGCCGGCCGGGTGGCTCACGTCCACCTCAAGGATCTCGACGAGGACCTGGCGCGGCAGGTTCGCTCCGGCGCCTTGGCGTTTCGTCAGGCCGTGATC
This is a stretch of genomic DNA from Actinomycetota bacterium. It encodes these proteins:
- a CDS encoding thiamine pyrophosphate-dependent dehydrogenase E1 component subunit alpha, whose protein sequence is MVRIRIFEARVSAVAEAKLVDGYLHTYAGQEAVACGIIPLLREDDWFTSTYRNHGHAIARDIPLDAIAGEIYGKATGVCGGKGGSMHVADQTRGMIGGMGIVAGGLPIATGAALASRYLGRDSVAVAFFGDGAVHQGAWHEALDFAGLFQCPVIFVCENNLYAETTAVDYHLLAGSVAAMTAPYGIPSVQVDGMDVFSVREAGEEAIARARGGEGPSLIEAMTYRYGGQYEGDTQTYKPPKEVAWWRDRDPLLRFRASVAGRVDSTVLDTIERTVAEEVAAAFDAAERAPWPDLTQVTADVYTPTA
- a CDS encoding alpha-ketoacid dehydrogenase subunit beta, with the protein product MTRRLNIKDAINEALRQEMAADDRVILMGEDIAGGAGRDDTYPEAADAWGGPFGVTKGLLPRFGRNRVMDTAIAETGFVGAAIGAAIAGLRPVVEIMYVDFIGTSFDQLLNHAAKLRYVYGGKVSVPLVVRTVAGAGFRAAAEHSQTLYSLYTHVPGLKVVAPSTAADAKGLLIAAIRDPDPVIFIEHKRLYMYDEPVPEEPYTIPFGVARIVRSGSDVTIVGVQKMVHTALDAAKVLASEGIEAEVIDPRTYSPLDEQTILSSVEKTGRLVVVDESHPRCSLATDIAALVAESAFDALRGPIRMVTGAHAPVPFSPPLEDAYVPDAARVVAAVRSGLETTGS
- a CDS encoding inositol monophosphatase, with product MVADTIERHGFAEELAVDAGRLALSYRGRDDLDVRSKGVLDWVTEADLATERLIRRRIAQTFPHDRVLGEEGGDVAPHTEAAHATWVVDPIDGTTCFVSGLPSWCVSIACLDESGHPFLGVVHDPGGAETFSALEGHGLTINGHGVSVPDKGITDGLVGVGHPRNASDEPTLTFLHRLFAAGGLFYNSGSAALALAYVAAGRLVGFFESDLRAWDALAGEVLVREAGGWSTSFVRDGSLTNGKPVLAANRGAADALRDLAADLLEGHGRPDPHCGR
- a CDS encoding CoA-acylating methylmalonate-semialdehyde dehydrogenase, whose product is MKLINAWIDGGSVTTTPSRTGPVFNPATGIQTAEVAMASGDDVALAVAAAKRAYEPWSNSSLTRRQNIMFAFRELVAENRHELARALTAEHGKTVDDALGEVQRGLEIIEFACNIAHLLKGDYSEQVSTGVDTYMIRQPLGVVAGITPFNFPVMVPMWMYPIAIACGNTFVLKPSEKDPSTSLMVAELLAEAGLPNGVFNVVHGDKEAVDALLTHPDVTAISFVGSTPIARYIHTTGTANGKRVQALGGAKNHMIVLPDADMDLAADAAVSAGFGSAGERCMAISVVVAVGSAADVLLPKIRERIAELKIGPGDEEGAQMGPLVTRQHLDKVASYVAAGESEGATLVVDGRDLQVRGSEDGFFIGPSLFDNVTTDMSIYTDEIFGPVLSVVRVDHYEDAIRLINDNPYGNGTAIFTNDGGAARKFQNEIQVGMVGINVPIPVPLSFYSFGGWKDSIFGSHAIYGPEGVHFYTRPKVVITRWPDPIHRGVDLGFPQHD
- a CDS encoding LacI family transcriptional regulator, with the protein product MKRPTILDVADEAGVSKSLVSLVMRGSGRVSPSSRKAVLEAAKKLGYLPNAAARTMVRQRSNVIGAMVSNLHNPFFTDVIAGIDVAVMDAGYRSILTTGNRISERERLAVETLLELRADGLILVSPALHREYVIEVSHSVPTVVVGKATRASTVDSVTNDDRRGAEMVVDHLVELGHRRIAHIDGGFGAGARPRRTGYTRAMRRHGLESEIRSVRGGFTEEGGSTGMRTLLAEGTRPTAVFVANDLAAIGVLEVLDAEGLDVPGDISVAGYDNTDLAASHRMDLTTVDQPRHDMGRMAAGLIFEKIGEERTTARHVVLSPKLVVRESTGPPSL
- the iolD gene encoding 3D-(3,5/4)-trihydroxycyclohexane-1,2-dione acylhydrolase (decyclizing); the protein is MQIRLTTGQAIVRWLIAQRTEIDGVEVPVFPGVFGIFGHGNVVSLAEALARVQDELPTWRGHNEQSMALAAVAFAKAKRRRQIMIATSSVGPGSTNMVTAAAVAHANRLPLLLISGDTFQHRIVDPVLQQIEQFGSPSTTVSDAFRTVTRFWDRITRPEQIIQTLPQALAIMLDPAECGPAYIGLPQDIAAEAYDFPVQFFDETHHYIRRPGPDARDIEAAATVLAAADKPLLIAGGGVHYSGAVDELTAFAVTRGIPVVETVAGKSTLVYDHPNFAGPIGVTGSTSANALAADADVVVAVGTRLQDFTTGSWTAFKNPRMHLVSINVGRFDATKHHAISVVGDARASLEALDEALGAYRAPTEWLRRAGDERRDWYDYLDGYVARDFDVPTYAQVIRAINDLAGDTDYQVAAAGGLPGEINMGWRAKSVGSFDVEYGYSCMGYEIAGAWGAKMALPEREVISWVGDGSYLMMNSDIHSTVATGHKVIFIVCDNGGFAVINRLQVNTGGEEFNNLLQHTRRVDDTRVDFVKHAESLGAIAEKVTGIGELRAAFRRAKAADRSYVIVIDTHPYEWTEGGAWWEVGVPEVSERDQVLVARAEWDAERKHQSVGIWGRP
- a CDS encoding TIM barrel protein, whose translation is MTLLSRVGGAPITWGVDGSPGWGHLMDRERVLSEMRQVGLSATELGPEGYLPGDAGELRALLDRFGLALIGGFVPAVLYRPELVSESLANIDRAAATLAGTGASVMVLAPDSLHPGYDRQIDLTEAEWDTLLTSLDRAAQIASGHGLRTVLHPHWGMAVVGQDHVERVLDRSRVDLCIDTGHLALAGADPVAVAKAAAGRVAHVHLKDLDEDLARQVRSGALAFRQAVIDGLFLPLGDGSVDIRGLVETLEAQGYGGWYVIEQDVVLEAEPESGEGPIRAAARSFAFLEDLAGGLRVPRGSSPGCHREDAHRLVGEMPCSGEDRLEPDIEGRSG